One window of Salmo salar chromosome ssa11, Ssal_v3.1, whole genome shotgun sequence genomic DNA carries:
- the LOC106562133 gene encoding neuronal acetylcholine receptor subunit alpha-3, which yields MNAHFFLIFSILSGGSCSEAEHRLFSVIFSSYNQYIRPVENVSDPVIVQFEVSMSQLVKVDEVNQIMETNLWLRHIWNDYKLRWDPKNFGGVEFIRVPSSRIWKPDIVLYNNAVGDFQVDDKTKALLRYNGDVTWIPPAIFKSSCKIDVTYFPFDYQNCTMKFGSWTYDKAKIDLVLIGSSINLHDFWESGEWTIINAPGYKHDIKYNCCEEIYTDITYSLFIRRLPLFYTINMIIPCLLISFLTVLVFYLPSDCGEKITLCISVLLSLTVFLLVITETIPSTSLVIPLIGEYLLFTMIFVTLSIVITVFVLNVHYRTPKTHTMPYWVRSVFLGLLPRVMFMTRPERDPERLPEPGGVVQQLMPPASRPCVVHTTGTLQGQQKPQALVSTVAASVLPSLAQRQRLFISTELTNLNNLSLGGGGDSVNAGSSFLCCEGCCNCCWRQRSTKLPTETGGGAGRVGSIGTFSGGGAAGIGGVCGGGGSSCSSSESLDGRLMTLSPHFSPEVREAMESVKYIAENMRIQNEAKEVQDDWKYVAMVIDRIFLWVFILVCILGTAGLFIQPLLLFDM from the exons ATGAACGCccattttttcttaattttttcaaTTTTGTCGG GAGGCTCCTGCTCTGAGGCAGAACACAGGTTGTTCTCAGTGATATTTTCCAGCTACAATCAATACATCCGCCCAGTGGAGAATGTGTCTGACCCAGTTATCGTGCAGTTTGAGGTGTCCATGTCCCAGCTGGTCaaagtg GATGAAGTTAACCAGATTATGGAGACAAACCTGTGGCTGAGACAT ATCTGGAATGACTACAAACTGAGGTGGGATCCCAAAAACTTTGGAGGAGTGGAGTTCATTCGAGTGCCTTCCAGCAGGATATGGAAGCCAGATATCGTGCTGTACAATAA TGCAGTAGGAGATTTCCAGGTGGACGATAAGACCAAGGCCCTGCTTCGCTACAACGGGGATGTGACCTGGATCCCTCCGGCCATCTTCAAGAGCTCTTGCAAGATCGACGTCACCTACTTCCCCTTCGACTACCAGAACTGCACCATGAAGTTTGGCTCCTGGACGTACGACAAGGCCAAGATAGACCTAGTTCTGATTGGCTCCTCCATCAACCTCCATGACTTCTGGGAGAGCGGCGAGTGGACGATCATCAACGCCCCGGGTTACAAACACGACATCAAGTACAACTGCTGTGAGGAGATCTACACAGACATCACCTACTCCCTGTTCATCAGACGGCTGCCTCTCTTCTACACCATCAACATGATCATCCCCTGTCTGCTCATCTCCTTTCTCACTGTGCTGGTCTTCTACCTGCCTTCTGACTGTGGGGAGAAGATCACTCTATGTATctccgtcctcctctctctcactgtgtttcTCCTGGTCATTACTGAAACCATCCCGTCTACGTCGCTGGTCATCCCCCTCATCGGGGAGTACCTCCTCTTCACCATGATCTTTGTCACCCTCTCCATCGTCATCACTGTGTTCGTGCTGAATGTGCACTACCGCACGCCCAAGACCCACACCATGCCGTACTGGGTGCGCAGTGTCTTCCTGGGGCTTCTACCCAGGGTGATGTTCATGACCCGGCCGGAGAGGGACCCTGAGAGGCTGCCTGAGCCTGGGGGGGTGGTTCAGCAGCTGATGCCCCCAGCCTCGCGGCCCTGTGTGGTCCACACCACAGGCACCCTGCAGGGGCAGCAGAAGCCCCAGGCCCTGGTCTCCACCGTGGCTGCCAGTGTGCTCCCAAGCCTGGCCCAGCGACAGCGCCTCTTCATCAGCACGGAGCTCACCAACCTCAATAACCTTAgccttggtggtggtggtgactcgGTCAATGCGGGCTCCAGCTTCCTGTGTTGCGAGGGCTGCTGCAACTGCTGCTGGCGCCAGAGGTCCACCAAGCTGCCCACTGAGACGGGAGGAGGGGCTGGCAGGGTGGGGAGCATCGGGACCTTCAGTGGAGGAGGGGCTGCTGGGATTGGGGGGGTCTGTGGAGGCGGTGGAAGCTCCTGCTCCAGCTCAGAGTCTCTGGATGGCAGGCTGATGACCCTGTCCCCTCACTTCTCACCGGAGGTCAGGGAGGCCATGGAAAGTGTCAAGTACATCGCCGAAAACATGAGAATACAGAACGAAGCCAAGGAG GTCCAGGATGACTGGAAGTACGTTGCCATGGTGATCGACAGGATATTCCTGTGGGTGTTCATCTTGGTGTGTATCCTGGGGACCGCTGGGCTCTTTATCCAGCCCCTCCTATTGTTCGATATGTGA
- the LOC106562134 gene encoding neuronal acetylcholine receptor subunit beta-4: protein MTRTLTLLTFLSTFIKCGSCADSEERLMNCLLGKDRYNKLIRPAVNRTERVTVKLQVSLAQLISVNEREQIMTTNVWLTQHWDDYRLSWDPSQYDGIDKLRIPSRHIWLPDIVLYNNADGTYEVTVFTNAIVQFNGSIFWLPPAIYKSACKIEVKHFPFDQQNCTLKFRSWTYDHTELDLVLKSGVASMDDFTPSGEWDILALPGRRTVNPLDPTYVDLTYDFIIKRKPLFYTINLIIPCVLITSLAILVFYLPSDCGEKMTLCISVLLALTVFLLLISKIVPPTSLDVPLIGKYLMFTMVLVTFSIITSVCVLNVHHRSPSTHTMPSWVKVVFLNKLPHLLFMRRPQNNSARQRLRQQRQLRARRSILADLGYPATAMSKTATTAAMSSSSASAFSSPGHFYNKVTAPLGYTHTFRKGEACSTEFLPNSFPSSQDLRQRGSPDWGGDVQEAVDGVRFVADHMMGDDDNQNVIEDWKYVAMVVDRMFLWIFIIVCVTGTLGLFLQPLFQHSIVPIQQPSSDTPRT from the exons ATGACTCGGACTCTCACTCTCCTCACTTTCCTTTCCACTTTTATAAAAT GTGGCAGTTGTGCGGACTCAGAGGAACGTCTGATGAACTGTCTGCTGGGAAAGGATCGCTACAACAAGCTGATCCGCCCAGCTGTGAACAGGACAGAGCGGGTCACTGTCAAACTACAGGTGTCCCTGGCCCAACTCATCAGTGTG aatgagagagagcagaTTATGACCACCAATGTTTGGCTCACACAG CACTGGGATGACTATAGGCTATCATGGGACCCTTCTCAATATGATGGCATTGACAAGCTACGTATTCCTTCCAGACACATCTGGCTACCTGATATTGTGCTCTATAACAA TGCGGATGGAACCTATGAGGTAACAGTCTTCACCAATGCCATTGTCCAGTTCAATGGCAGCATCTTCTGGCTCCCTCCGGCCATTTATAAGAGTGCCTGCAAGATCGAGGTCAAGCACTTCCCCTTTGACCAGCAGAACTGCACGCTCAAGTTCCGGTCGTGGACCTATGACCACACCGAGCTCGATTTGGTCCTGAAGTCAGGGGTGGCCAGCATGGACGacttcactcccagtggggaatGGGACATCTTGGCCCTGCCGGGCAGGCGGACGGTTAACCCTCTGGATCCTACCTACGTGGACCTCACCTATGACTTCATCATCAAGAGGAAGCCGCTGTTCTACACCATCAACCTAATCATCCCCTGTGTCCTGATCACCTCTCTGGCCATTCTGGTCTTCTACCTGCCGTCTGACTGTGGGGAGAAGATGACTCtgtgtatctcagtcctcctggcCCTCACTGTGTTCCTCCTCCTGATCTCCAAGATCGTCCCTCCCACCTCGCTGGACGTGCCTCTGATCGGGAAGTACCTAATGTTCACCATGGTGCTGGTGACCTTCTCCATcatcaccagtgtgtgtgtgctcaacgTGCACCACCGCTCCCCCAGCACACACACCATGCCCTCCTGGGTCAAGGTAGTGTTCCTCAACAAGCTGCCCCATCTGCTCTTCATGAGACGCCCGCAGAATAACTCTGCCCGCCAGCGGCTGCGCCAACAGAGACAACTCCGAGCTCGCAGGTCCATCCTGGCGGACCTGGGCTACCCTGCCACCGCCATGTCCAAAACAGCCACCACTGCTGCCATGTCTTCCTCCTCTGCCTCAGCCTTCTCCTCCCCGGGACACTTTTACAACAAAGTCACAGCTCCGCTGGGGTACACCCACACCTTCAGGAAGGGGGAGGCCTGCTCCACTGAGTTCCTGCCCAACAGCTTCCCCTCCTCCCAGGACCTCCGCCAGAGAGGCAGCCCAGACTGGGGGGGAGATGTCCAGGAGGCAGTGGACGGGGTCCGCTTCGTGGCTGATCACATGATGGGGGACGATGATAACCAGAAT GTGATTGAGGACTGGAAGTATGTGGCAATGGTGGTGGACCGTATGTTCCTGTGGATCTTTATAATAGTGTGTGTGACTGGAACCCTGGGTCTCTTCCTCCAGCCTCTATTTCAGCATTCAATAGTCCCCATCCAGCAGCCCAGCTCAGACACACCCCGTACCTGA